The following proteins are encoded in a genomic region of Reichenbachiella sp.:
- the atpC gene encoding ATP synthase F1 subunit epsilon, with protein MYLEIITPDENVFEGEVESAMFPGSDGSFQVLNDHAPLVSSVGKGDVKIMRLHDKKTEEIHFSIDGGVVEVLNNKILVLAESIGE; from the coding sequence ATGTATTTAGAAATAATCACACCAGACGAAAACGTTTTTGAAGGAGAGGTAGAGTCTGCCATGTTTCCTGGAAGCGATGGTTCGTTTCAGGTTCTAAACGATCACGCCCCTTTGGTTAGTTCAGTAGGAAAAGGTGACGTAAAGATCATGAGACTACATGACAAGAAAACCGAAGAGATACATTTCAGTATCGATGGCGGAGTTGTAGAAGTACTCAATAACAAAATATTGGTATTGGCCGAGTCTATCGGAGAGTAA